The DNA region ACAGAGGCAATGATAAAAGCTACACCGCACAATAACAGAATTGAGAAAGGTGACAGATTAAGAGTCGTTTTTTGATTGGCAATCGGCTTCTTTTTCTTAACGAGTTGAAAATATATGTAGATTAGTACAATATTGATCAGTATCCATACTCCTACCAACCAAAAAAATACCAGCAATTTGCCTAAACTTAAAATCTCAGTAATTCCAGTTAATAAAAATCCCCAAACTATAGCTGCTGATAATACCGAACTGCGCCAGCAACTACCTCTCTGATAAAAAATTCCATATAGAACGATTAATGAAACTAGAGGTAATAAAACAAACATATTTTTCCTCCTATGTAAGATTATTTCATTCTAAATTTAGATGCATACCCAGTTTTCTCATTAGTGTTCTTGTGAGAAAATTAACAATGAGAAAAAACATTCAAAGTCGGGGCATCGACTCCTAAGTTAGGCAATGTTAGACAGGCAACGCCTGCAATTGATATTTGAGCTTAGAATCCCCCGAATATAATTCGGGGGAGTATGTCAAAATATATTATTTGTATATTTTATTTTCTGAAAATCCCTCAGATAATTGATTTATTGGAAATATTTTGATAAAAAAACCCCCAGTAGAAATACTAGGGGTGAAAGATATAATACCATTTCACTTTATGTTTGTCGGAGATGCCCCTGCGATCGCCTCTACTTAGATGAGAGGCTGGAGTGATTCTCAAATATTACAGCAAAAGGTGATCGGGTATAAAATTAGCCAACATTTGCCAAGAGCAATTCTCGTTTTTCTGATTTTCGCACTCTTACCTGAGAGTCATCATCAACATCAACGATCGCTGTATCTCCATCTGTAATTTCACCAGACAGCATTGCTTCGGCGAGAGAATCTTCTAGGAGGCGCATAATTGCCCGGCGTAATGGTCTAGCACCATAACTTGGGTTGTAGCCTTCTTGTACTACACGGTCTTTGAAGCGATCGGTAACTTCTAAGATAATTCCTTTTTCTGTCAAGCGCTTAGAAACATCACGAAGCATAATCTCAGCGATTTGCTTCACTTCATCTCTAGAAAGCTGGGTGAAGACGATAATTTCATCGAGACGGTTAAGGAACTCAGGACGGAAGTAAGCTTTCAATTCCTCATTTACCAAGGTGCGGATGCGGTTATAACTAGCGTCGGCTTGAGTGTCAAAGTCAAAGCCTAAACCACTACCACCTTTTTCAATCACCTTAGAACCGATGTTGGAAGTCAAAATGATCAGCGTGTTCTTGAAGTCCACTTTCCGACCTTTGGCATCGGTAAGATGACCGTCATCCAAGAGTTGCAGCAACATATTGAATACATCGGGGTGTGCTTTTTCGATTTCGTCGAATAGCAGCACTGAGTACGGTTTCCGGCGCACTGCTTCTGTAAGTTGTCCACCTTCGTCGTATCCGACATAACCAGGAGGCGAACCAATTAGCTTGGAGACGGTGTGGCTTTCCATGTATTCGGACATATCTAGGCGAATCATGGAGTCTTCCGCACCGAAGAAGTAGGCAGCTAATGCTTTCGCCAATTCTGTTTTACCGACTCCGGTAGGCCCAGAGAAGATAAAGCTAGCAATGGGACGATTAGGATTCTTCAAGCCGACACGGGCGCGACGGATACCGCGAGATACAGCCGAGACTGCTTGCTCTTGACCGATGAGCCGTTGATGCAGAGTGTCTTCTAGGTGCAGAAGCAATTCTGACTCAGACTCGGTAAGCTTGTTGACTGGTACGCCAGTCCAAGAGGCAACGATTTGGGCAATATCTTCTTCGTCAACTACAGTCGAGTTGACGGGTTGATCGTTTTGTGCAAACGTTGCTTGCAGTTGTTCTGCGAGTTTTAACTCTTGGTCACGCAGTTGGGTAGCTTTGTCAAAATCTTGGACTCTGACTGCTGCTTCTTTCTCTTTGGTAACGCCAGCGAGTTCACGCTTGAGTTCTTTATTGGGAGAAATTTGAGAGTTCCGCAGACGAACGCGAGAACCAGCTTCATCAATTAAGTCTATTGCTTTATCTGGTAAGAAGCGATCGCTAATGTAGCGGTCTGATAATTCTGCTGCTGCTACAAGCGCTGAATCCAAAATTGTGACTTTGTGGTGCTGTTCGTAAGCGCCGCGCAAGCCGTAAAGAATTTGTACGGTTTCTTCTACTGAGGGTTCGCCAACCATAATCGGTTGGAAACGACGCTCTAGGGCGGCATCGCGTTCGATATGCTTACGATACTCATCAAGGGTAGTTGCGCCGATACACTGGAGTTCACCCCGTGCTAAGGCAGGTTTGAGGATGTTTGCTGCATCCAAACCACCTTCTGTACCACCAGCGCCAACCAAGGTGTGAATTTCGTCAATCACCAAGATGATATTGCCCACAGTGCGGACTTCTTCTACGACTTTTTTGATGCGTTCTTCAAAATCGCCACGGAAGCGAGTTCCAGCTACCAAAGACCCCATATCGAGGCTGATAACTTGCTTGTCTTGCAAACTTTCGGGAACATCCTGGTTGATAATCCGTTGAGCTAGACCTTCTGCGATCGCAGTTTTACCAACTCCTGGTTCTCCAATCAACACTGGGTTATTCTTAGTGCGGCGACCGAGGATCTGGATCGCCCGCTCAATTTCTTTTTGGCGACCAACTACGGGGTCAAGTCTGCCTTCTTGTGCTAATTTGGTCAAATTCCGACCAAACTCTTCCATAGTTAGTGGTTGAGTGCGCTTTTGACTACCACCACCAGCTAAAGCTGGTGCATTTTCACCCAAACGGCGAATTATGGCACTGCGGACAGTCTTGAAGTCAACTCCTAGATTTTGCAGTACTTTGGCGGCAACACCTTCACCAGCCTCGGTCAATCCTAAGAGTAAGTGTTCAGTGTTAATGTAATTCTGTCCCAGACTATGAGCTTCTTTAAACGATTGCTCGAAGAGGCTTTTTACTTTAGGAGTAAAAGGAATTTCTGGTGGTACAAAGCCAGAACCCCTGCCAATAATTTTTTCTACCTCGCGACGTGAATCTTTGAGGGTAACGCCTAATTCGGCCAGCACTTTAGCAGCAACCCCAGTTCCTTCTCCCATCAAACCCAGGAGAATTTGTTCTGTTCCTACAAAGTTGTGTCCCAGGCGACGGGCTTCCTCCTGAGCTAACATAATTACTCTAATGGCTTCGGAAGTGAAGTGTTCAAACATAATGGGTTCTTGCTCCCTCGCTGCTTGGACTTTGGGTGAGATAAAATTCACCCTCATCTAAAGTTTTTTGTATTTTCTTAAGGACTAATGTAACTTTATTTAAACTTAAGTGGCAGTGGTGAGAGCCGTAAGACATCAGGTGTACTTGCCGTCTAAGAAGAGTTAGGAGTTAGGAGTTAAGAGTTAAAAGTTAGGAGTTAGTAAGGAGTTGTTAATTTGACAATTAGCTTCTCAGTGCAAAAGATGATTTTCTTTTGCTTTTCCTGCTCCTCTACTCTGGGCTAAACTTAAAACTCAGCCCTCAGCACTAGCTCAACCATAACTATCCGCTAACGACACTCAGGACTGACTCATGATCAATGATGCATCGGCAGGTAAAGACCAACAACATCCTCTTTATAGCCGCGATCGCCCCCTTATTGATATTTTACTCTCTCAAGAGGCGACAGACTATAACTTAGCAGAATTAGCTAGGCTGCGAATGCGTTATCAAGGGTTTCCAGGGGCAAGAGATATCCAAAAAGACCTAGATAAAGCCTTGCAGCAGTGGGGTTTGACCGAAGCCGAGCTTTTTGAGAAAACTCGCCAAATTCACAATTTGGGGGGTGTTTACAAAAGTCGTGGCAAGAAAGAGGAACAGGATTGGAATTAGGAATGGGGCATTGGGCATTGGGCATTGGGCATTACTTATTCCCTCCTAACTCCTACCTCATCTATCAGTCGATATAGCCTACAAGACCTTACACTGCCCATGATGCCTTAACAAATGGTCACACAGCACCAACGCCACCATTGCCTCAACCATTGGAACTGCACGCGGTAATACACAAGGATCGTGGCGTCCTTTGGCTGCTAAGAGCGTTTCTTCGCCTTCACGAGTTACAGTCTTCTGCTCTTTTCTAATTGTTGCTGTCGGCTTAAATGCAACTCGCAAAATAATATTTTCTCCGTTGGAAATTCCTCCTTGAATACCACCAGAACGATTTGTTAGTGTACGGATTTCACCATTTGGATCAATATAAAATTCGTCGTTATGCTCAATTCCGGTTAGCAGCGTTCCCCCAAAACCGGAACCAATTTCAAAGCCTTTGCTAGCAGGAAGAGACATGACACCTTTGGCGATATCAGCTTCCAATTTATCAAATACTGGTTCGCCCAAACCTTTTGGCACATTTCGCGCCACACATTCTACTACACCACCGATAGAATCACCTTGTCTACCTATTTGCTCAATCAATTCAATCATGCGATCGCTGCATTCAGGATCGGGACAGCGCACTATATTGCTTTCCACTTGTTCTAAGGTGACAGTATTTGGATCAACGACACCTTCCAAGTCTTTGATGCGCTTAACGTAAGCGATAACTTCGACATTGGTGACTTGACGAAGAATTTTTTTAGCGATCGCACCTGCTGCTACTCTTCCGATTGTCTCACGCGCTGACGATCTACCCCCGCCTTGCCAATTACGAATGCCATATTTGGCATCATAAGTTGCATCAGCATGAGATGGCCGATATTTCTCGGACATCTCATCGTAGTCTTGGGGACGAGTGTCTTTGTTCCGCACCAAAATTGAAATAGGCGTTCCCAGAGTTTTGCCTTCAAATACCCCTGATAAAATCTCGCAGGTATCTGCTTCTTTGCGAGGCGTCGTAATTTTACTTTGTCCGGGACGCCTTCTATCTAGTTCTACTTGAATTTCTTCTGCCGAAATTTCTAATTGGGGAGGACAACCATCAATCACAACCCCCACGCCGCCGCCGTGAGACTCGCCAAAAGTACTGATGCGAAATAGATGACCAAAAATATTGCCCATGATTTTGAGAAAAAAGGTGAGGCTTATGTATTCTATCTAGAGTTCTTACAAAGTTTGTCTTTGTTTTTTGTATAATTTTTCGCTATTTTTTAGTAATTATCAACAATGTTTCGGGGTTTTTATCCAACTCCATAACAGTATCTGTTACTAACTTAAATTAAAAGCGCCCTCCCAATTTGGGAGAGCGCTTTAAGATTTAGTTAAACTTCAGAATTAACCGTTGATAGCAGGAGCGCTCATTGCTACAGGAGCAACATCACCAGCAGCCAAATCTAAGGGGAAGTTGTGAGCGTTACGCTCGTGCATTACTTCCATACCCAAGTTAGCCCGGTTGATTACATCAGCCCAAGTGCTGATCACGCGACCGCTTGAATCAATGATTGATTGGTTGAAGTTGAAACCGTTCAAGTTGAACGCCATTGTGCTTACACCCAAGGCGGTGAACCAGATGCCGATTACAGGCCATGCTGCTAAGAAGAAGTGCAGTGAACGGCTGTTGTTGAATGAAGCGTATTGGAAGATTAGACGACCGAAGTAGCCGTGGGCTGCAACGATGTTGTAGGTTTCTTCTTCTTGACCGAATTTGTAACCGTAGTTTTGTGACTCGGTTTCGGTGGTTTCACGAACTAGTGAAGAAGTTACAAGAGATCCGTGCATTGCAGAGAACAGTGAACCACCGAATACACCTGCTACACCTAGTTGGTGGAAGGGGTGCATCAAGATGTTGTGTTCTGCTTGGAACACGATCATGAAGTTGAAGGTTCCGGAGATACCTAAAGGCATACCGTCAGAGAATGAACCTTGTCCGATTGGGTATACGAGGAATACTGCTGTTGCTGCTGCTACTGGAGCAGAATATGCGATCGCAATCCAAGGACGCATACCTAAGCGGTAGGATAGTTCCCATTCACGACCCAGGTAGCAGAATACGCCGATCAAGAAGTGGAATATTACCAATTGGTAAGGGCCACCGTTGTATAACCACTCATCTAGAGATGCTGCTTCCCAAATTGGGTAGAAGTGTAAACCGATGGCGTTGGAGGAAGGTACTACTGCACCAGAGATGATGTTGTTTCCGTAGATTAAGGAACCTGCTACTGGCTCACGGATACCATCGATGTCTACTGGAGGTGCGGCGATGAAGGCGATTACGAAGCAAGCGGTGGCGGCTAGTAGGGTGGGGATCATTACTACGCCGAACCAACCGATGTAAATCCGGTTGTTGGTGCTGGTGATCCACTCACAGAATCTATCCCATACGTTGGCGCTTGAGCGCTGTTGTAAGGTTGCTGTCATGGTTTTATAAGTGCGGTTAGTTGTTTATGAATCAGGCGGTAAAGTCTTTGCCTGTGAAACTACTTTACAATGCTTTACAATTTTTAATCAAGTTTTATTACTTCAGTAAACCTGATATACGTTATTAGCTTTACTTATTTAAAGGTTAAGAAGTGGCTAGATGTAGCCCAGCACCCTTGGGTTCTGTTACCCATGCACACCATTACATATATATAGGACTAATATTTGATTCTGAAAAAGCTCGGTACAGATCGAAAAGCTTAAAGCTTCGCACTTCAATTGGTGCTTACATATTTATATTATGTAAAGTTAAACCTACCGTAAATTCGGTTATTAACACCAACTAATTGATGATTACCGCCCCAAGTTATACATGAAAAAAGTTACGGTTTACTCTAATTTATATGTTCGGTAAATCCGAATATACAAATAGATTGAATCATAGTTAACCAATAAATCTGCTATTCAAGGGTATAGTACAGAAATACAATCCCTGGGTTGGTCTAACCCTAATACCAGGGCAAAGGCACGGGATTTCTAAAACCCCTGCTGCATAAGGATCTTGACGAAAAAATAGGCTCAATTAAAAAACGCCGAAACCTTTGCTATTAAAAGATTCTTATACTTTAGATGCGTTTGCCCTGCCTTCCCTACTTCCCTTACTTCCCCTACTTTCCTTGCTACCCCTACAACTGAGTAACAGCGATTGCATAAATTTTTAGATTGCCTCAGTTAAATATATATCTGTTCAAGTTTGTCTTGAACTTTGCTCTCGATTTATTTTTTTAGTTCTTGCACTTATTAGCTCACCCATTTGGGTGAGGAATAAACCAACCGCTCAGGTGACCTGAGTGCAGGAAGTTGAGACTGATAAAAAATAAGACTCTATTACTCAATAACACTAATTGCACTTTACTCTAGCTAAGGATAACCCTATGAAATTCTCCACCTTGATTGATTCTATACTCATTGTTGGTTCAATTGCTTTATTACCTGGAATCGGTGGCTCTCAAATAACTACTAACAATAGTGGCGAACCTATAGCTATCAACTCTAATAATTTACTCACTCATTTTACGAACGTCAGCTACCTCAAACCCTTTGATGCTGCATTTCTAGCTTATCAAGGTAACTTGAAAGTACAGGGTATTCCTAGTGGTAGTGCTTTGGTTTCTCAATACCGAACAGGAAGCCTGACTGCACAAGATGTGGTTAAGGCTGCTGTCAACGCTAAAAAGTTACCAGCACAAGCTTTGAACGATATAGGTTACTTAAATGCCGTAGAGTGGCAGCTGACATCATTCAGCAACACTAATAATTTATCTTACTAAGTACAGCGTTGCAAAGGTTCGTAACGGATTTATAAAATGCTTTACTCTCATCTCGTTGCTTTGATAAGAAAATACTTCACAAAGAAGGAAAAGCTGCCGTCTTTCCCTAATCACCGTTCCATTACCAAAAATTACTTTAACCCCTTCAACCTTGGAGGGGTTTTTAGTTAGTACTACGCTTGCTGTTTGTTCTAGCGTCGCACCTTTTCATATTTAACGCGATCGCCCCTTGTCCGGCTTCGCATAGTGTGTTCAAGCCTAGCGTTTACTTCTGGAATGCTTGTATAGCAATACCTTTTACTCTGCCAAGGTGTGTAGGCGTAGCCCGTTGTTCGCGTAGCATCTCGCAGAGAAGACTATATTACCCAGATGAAAAAAATGGTTGGGTAATAAATTATTTACTGTTCTATCAAATTAACGTTGTTAAGTTACTCAGCAGGTGTAGTTTTCACCTCCAGGCTGTGTTAGATATTGCGACGCGAAACAGGAGTATAGATACTTTGTTAAAGCTTTCTCCAGAATCTCCTCTATTTATTGTATTAATTATTATTAGTTTTCTAGTAGTAACTTTGTCAACTTGGTTATCATCTAAACCATTCGTTTTAAAACCATTTGGTCTTAATGATATTATCCAGCTACTTACTTTACAATTATTTATTTCTTTGTTGTTAGAGCGTTCTTTAGAAGTTTTTATAACTACTTGGCGGGGCCCATTCGTTGAACAATTAGATATTAGTATTCAGCAAAAAAAGGCTCTATTGTCGGAAAAGATAAGACTTATGGAAGTACAACAGAATCAATTCTCTTCTTTAGAATCCAATCAAATCAGTGGACTCCCACCTGAAGGAATGAGTTTAGAGCAGCAAATCATCCAAAACTTTACACAAAGCCAACAAGAACCGTTAAAAATATTCAAGCCGCAAATTGATGATATAAATGAAAAAGAGCGCCAGAAAGCAGCATATAAATCTGATACACGAATAATTGCTCTATGGACATCTCTTTTATTCGGTCTTTTAATGAGTGCAATAGGTATTCGTTCAATCGAGCCACTTGTAGTTATTGATTTAGATAATCCAATACAAGTAGTTATTTTCCGTTGTTTAGATGCATTACTGACAGGAGGTTTAATTGCAGGAGGTAGCGAGGGAATTCATAAGCTGATAAAAGTCTTTATCGACTTTATGGAAGCTACATCTAAACAAATAAAAAATCAGGGATTATCTTGATTAAAGGAAGCATTTTTTTACCAAACCTTACAAGTATTATGAAAAATTCAGTAATCTTTATTCTAAATATATAGTGTCATCTTTCTATTGATAATCTTTAATATCTACAAAAAATTTGTTTAAATTACTTAATAAATCTGCTTCTAGTAAAACTCTAACTCCTTCCTTTTCTAACTTCTTTTTTTGTTGGTTCACATAATTTATCAAATAACCTTTAGAATTTGGTTTAATTCAACTTTTATGCGGTAATTGCATAAAAGTTGAATTATCTAGATGATATAGGATTACTATTTGATTTTTGAACGAAATTAAGTATTGTAGAGTGTGTTAGAACGGAGTTCGTAACGCACTATGAACACGAGTTTGATGGGAGCATCCCAAATGTGCAAGTTTCTTTTTATACGGGATTTTGGCTTAGAACAATAATGAAATAACGAACCGCCAAGGACGCCAAGAGCGCCAAGGAAAGAGGTTTGTACAGGGTTTTTGTGTCAATCCCGTACCTTTTGGCAAAATTGGGATGCTCCCAGTTTGATGCCGTACTCTCCGTGCTAACACATCCTACGTATATTTTCAGAAATCAAACCGGATTCCTATATTAGTCAATGAGTTGTGGGGTAGGAATTTGCGTATCAATATCTGCTTGAGAGAAATTGGGAAGTAACCAGCTGCTCTCACCCGCCTTGAATACTTTGGCAGGTTCAACATTCAATTCAATTGCACCAGTGGCTGGATTAGTTCTTGCAATAGATTGTGTACCATCCACAAACTTAACGGCGATTGCTTGGGTTAGTTGTTGTGGTTGAGCGTTCGGCCCTAGAACCACTTGAGAACCTGCGGGTAAGTAAATGCCATCACAATCCCAATCATCATCTGTGATTGTTCCTGCGCCCAGGAAGTAGAGTTGGGTTGGAGATTTTTTTGGTTTATTAGCATAGACAGCCAAGGTTTTTCCTGTTTCATTGCGGCACTGCGCCCGCTTTCTAGCTGTTTCTATGATATTTTTCTGAAACTGCAATTGTGCTAGTCGCTGCTGGAATTGCTCAGGTGTATAACCGGTTTGCTCAGGTGTATCTTTTACAGTTAGAAGTTGATTAAGTGCCTGAGTTACCTCAGCATAGTCTGCCCCCTTAGTAAAATCCTTGCCCGCCCAAGAGGGTTGAGCAATTAACAGGTTTACCATCAACACGAAAGCGACAATAACAATTTTGAGAAACTGCATATTTTTCTGCTTTTTTTGAAATTAGTGTTCAGTGCTACTGAAACTTTACCAAATTTCAAAACTTTGAAATATGTCTTGAATTGAAGCTTTAGGATGACTAATACCAATTTTGGATTCTGGATTCAATCGTTAAACCCTTAACTGAGTTACCGCAATATTGCCGGAAAAACATACATCTACATCGCTACCAGGAGTGCGATCGCGTTTACTATATTCGCCTACATAATAAAAATTATCGCCTTCAATTCGATAGTTTACAGGCAAAGGTTTGTTACAGGGTTGGCAAAACACCATAGTCGGATCTGGTTCTCCTGGTTGCAGATGGGGCAAGTTCACATTCCAAAAGCTTCCCGGTTCTAGGGGACGCTGGAGTAAGTCTTCTATTACTTCAACTGTGAATTTGGCAGCCATATCCCAATCAAAATTCTGCTTGGCTTTGCGATATTGAGAAATGGCAATTCCAGGAATACCGTGCATTGCGGCTTCCCGCACAGCAGCCACTGTGCCAGAAATGTAGGAATCTACTCCCAAGTTGCCCCCAGCGTTGATACCTGAAACTACAAATTTGACATCTGCCGGAATTTGTGTTAGGGCAATTCTTACACAATCGGCGGGAGTGCCTGCGATCGCATACTCAGTCTCAGAACGTCGCTGGAGGTTGATGGCACGAGTGGTGGTAACTTGATGTCCACAGCCAGATTGATGATCAGCAGGAGCAGCGATAATAGCATTTTTGCCGTTTACAGCTTTCAGGAGCGCTCGGATACCGGGGGCATCAATGCCGTCGTCGTTAGTTAAAATTATGGTCATGTATATAGGAATCGTATTTGATTTTTGAAATTATCTTTGTAGGTGGGGAGTGGGGAGTGGGGAGTAGGGAATTAGGGTTTTACCGAGCTTTTTCAGAAATCAAATATTAGTCCAATATATTATATAGATTAGGACTTACGCACACTCTACGAATTCTCGGCGCTCTTGGCGTCTTGGCGGTTCGAGAAATTAAGCTTTTTAGCAATTTTTGCGTAAGTCCTATAGATATAAATTTAGCTAAAATATCCGAAAAATGCAGATATCAACCCTTCAATGGGTACAGCAAGAAAAGCTACTTGCAGATATGAAAAAATATGCTTAATTCTGCCAAAAATATTGATCATACGATATCATCTTTAGATGGTTTGCAAATTCCGCCCTAAGTTTTTGGGTTAATTCCCAAAATGGGCGGTATTTCTTGTCAATTTAATGCTTGCAACCGCCCTCAGAACAAGTTTGTGCAATCAAAAAATCCCGTAAAATATATCTTTGCTGGCAGTAGCAGAAACTTGATACTGGAGAAAACCGTGAACGAGGTGATTTTTGCAGTGGTTCTGTAGTATTTTGGGTGCAAGTCTGTCTTAGGATTCATACGATGAAACAGCTTTTCAAACAAGTATTTAATAGTCAAAAACACCTCATCCGGCTAATTCTGCCTTTGGTGACGGTTATTTTAGCAGCCTCGCTGTTTGCCGTACCTGCTTTTGCTACAGGTGTGAATCAAATACCCAACCTCACAGCAGGGAATAACACCTGGGTTTTAGATCAGGGTGAAGTTATTAGCCGTCTGAATGAAGGTAAGATTAACAGCGCTTTCGAGGATTTGGCAAAGCAAACAGGTAAGGAAGTTAGAATAGTTACTGTTCGTCGCCTCGATTATGGGGAAACACCAGAAAGCTTCACCAAAGAACTGTTTGAAAAATGGTTTCCCACAAAAGAAGCCCAAGCTAATGAAACCTTATTGGTTATTGATACGGTTACTAATGGTACTGCCATTATAACTGGGGATCAAGTCAAGCCAATGCTTACTGACTCTATAGCCGAGAGTATAGCTACGGAAACAGTCAGTGTGCCGTTACGCGATGGTAACAAATACAATCAGGCATTTCTAGATGCAAGCGATCGCCTTGTTGCTGTTCTCTCCGGCAAACCCGATCCAGGGCCACCCCAAATTGCTGACAATGTACAGGTAGAAGGCACATTCAAGAAAGCAGAAGAAACCAACCAAGGTAACGCTACGGCTTGGGTAGTAGGATTGTTAATTGCCGCCACCGTTATCCCAATGGCGACTTACTATATCTATCAGATAAATCAGCCATCATCGAATGGGTAATGGAAGAGTTAGGAGTTTGGAGTGGGGAGTTTGGAGTTATAAATTTCTAACTCTTAGCTTTTAACTCTTAACTTTTAACTCCTCACTCCTAACTTTAATCTTGAACATACTCTTGCTCTGTAACTAAAGCCATCTCAGCCCGGACAAATTCTCGGCCTAAGTAAGCTGCATGATCTAATTGAGTTACAGGAGAGGGCTGAGTTTCCTCAAAGATTTTCACGCAAAGTTCTTTAGCCGTCCTCGCGCTAAAAACTGTAGTATGAGTTCGTTCTACCTTTTGTCGCGCTGGAATTACCTTTCCCGTTTCGGGATCGACAGCTAAACCGCGATCGTCAATTACATTTGTAAAATGCTTGGCATAAATTAATCCTGCGTCTCGATCTAAGTAAATAATGAAATATCCACCGGGATCGAGGTCAATATGACGCTGGGAAAGTTTATCATCAATTGCGGCTAAATCTTCAACTATTAAATCCATAAGCATTATAAAAAGAAATTTTCTTTTTTCAGGGTTTTTACACTCTATATCAAGTGTAATTCCTATCTTCCTTAGTCTTCTTGATATCTTTCAGATATTTTTGATCGCTTTTACTTAAAAGAAAATTAGAGAATTAGACTCAACTATTCCGAATAGTGCCATCTGGCATAATGGTGTTACGAAAATTAGTGCGATGCAGACTAGATCCTTCCAAATTGGCTCCAGTCAAGTTAGCTTCCCAGAAGTCGCATCCCCCTAAATCAGTTCCGCTCAAGTTAGCCCCTGTTAAATTAGCCTTATAGAAGCTAGTGTTGTGAAATCTCGCTCCTCTAAGGTCGGCATAAGTCAAGTTAGCAACATTGATACTGGCACGTCGCAAGTCTGCTCCTCTAAGATCGGCTTCAGTCAAATCGGCACTATTCAGACAAACTTCAAACAATCTGGCATTAACTAAACTAACTGCCTTCAAAATAGCACGAGCAAGATAGAACTCCTCCATATTATTCCCAGTCAAGTCAGTGCCACTCAGGTCAATCCCGTCCAAGGCAGGATCGGAAAATTTAACTAGAGCGAAGTTACGTTCTCCAGCAGCATATCTTCTAATCAACTCATCACGATTCATAAATACTTTCCTAAACTTATTAGGACTTACGCAGTGATGTTACGAAAGTAGTTCCTTTTCCTTAAGCATTTTTCTCACTAAATGGCAACTCTGCATTAATTGCCTCAATCTGCTGCTGTTCGAGTTGATTCACTTCCTTAATATAGGGACGAATAATTTGTCCTAAACGATTATTATAAA from Nostoc commune NIES-4072 includes:
- a CDS encoding ATP-dependent Clp protease ATP-binding subunit, which produces MFEHFTSEAIRVIMLAQEEARRLGHNFVGTEQILLGLMGEGTGVAAKVLAELGVTLKDSRREVEKIIGRGSGFVPPEIPFTPKVKSLFEQSFKEAHSLGQNYINTEHLLLGLTEAGEGVAAKVLQNLGVDFKTVRSAIIRRLGENAPALAGGGSQKRTQPLTMEEFGRNLTKLAQEGRLDPVVGRQKEIERAIQILGRRTKNNPVLIGEPGVGKTAIAEGLAQRIINQDVPESLQDKQVISLDMGSLVAGTRFRGDFEERIKKVVEEVRTVGNIILVIDEIHTLVGAGGTEGGLDAANILKPALARGELQCIGATTLDEYRKHIERDAALERRFQPIMVGEPSVEETVQILYGLRGAYEQHHKVTILDSALVAAAELSDRYISDRFLPDKAIDLIDEAGSRVRLRNSQISPNKELKRELAGVTKEKEAAVRVQDFDKATQLRDQELKLAEQLQATFAQNDQPVNSTVVDEEDIAQIVASWTGVPVNKLTESESELLLHLEDTLHQRLIGQEQAVSAVSRGIRRARVGLKNPNRPIASFIFSGPTGVGKTELAKALAAYFFGAEDSMIRLDMSEYMESHTVSKLIGSPPGYVGYDEGGQLTEAVRRKPYSVLLFDEIEKAHPDVFNMLLQLLDDGHLTDAKGRKVDFKNTLIILTSNIGSKVIEKGGSGLGFDFDTQADASYNRIRTLVNEELKAYFRPEFLNRLDEIIVFTQLSRDEVKQIAEIMLRDVSKRLTEKGIILEVTDRFKDRVVQEGYNPSYGARPLRRAIMRLLEDSLAEAMLSGEITDGDTAIVDVDDDSQVRVRKSEKRELLLANVG
- a CDS encoding DUF3288 family protein; this encodes MINDASAGKDQQHPLYSRDRPLIDILLSQEATDYNLAELARLRMRYQGFPGARDIQKDLDKALQQWGLTEAELFEKTRQIHNLGGVYKSRGKKEEQDWN
- the aroC gene encoding chorismate synthase, producing MGNIFGHLFRISTFGESHGGGVGVVIDGCPPQLEISAEEIQVELDRRRPGQSKITTPRKEADTCEILSGVFEGKTLGTPISILVRNKDTRPQDYDEMSEKYRPSHADATYDAKYGIRNWQGGGRSSARETIGRVAAGAIAKKILRQVTNVEVIAYVKRIKDLEGVVDPNTVTLEQVESNIVRCPDPECSDRMIELIEQIGRQGDSIGGVVECVARNVPKGLGEPVFDKLEADIAKGVMSLPASKGFEIGSGFGGTLLTGIEHNDEFYIDPNGEIRTLTNRSGGIQGGISNGENIILRVAFKPTATIRKEQKTVTREGEETLLAAKGRHDPCVLPRAVPMVEAMVALVLCDHLLRHHGQCKVL
- the psbA gene encoding photosystem II q(b) protein; this encodes MTATLQQRSSANVWDRFCEWITSTNNRIYIGWFGVVMIPTLLAATACFVIAFIAAPPVDIDGIREPVAGSLIYGNNIISGAVVPSSNAIGLHFYPIWEAASLDEWLYNGGPYQLVIFHFLIGVFCYLGREWELSYRLGMRPWIAIAYSAPVAAATAVFLVYPIGQGSFSDGMPLGISGTFNFMIVFQAEHNILMHPFHQLGVAGVFGGSLFSAMHGSLVTSSLVRETTETESQNYGYKFGQEEETYNIVAAHGYFGRLIFQYASFNNSRSLHFFLAAWPVIGIWFTALGVSTMAFNLNGFNFNQSIIDSSGRVISTWADVINRANLGMEVMHERNAHNFPLDLAAGDVAPVAMSAPAING
- the surE gene encoding 5'/3'-nucleotidase SurE yields the protein MTIILTNDDGIDAPGIRALLKAVNGKNAIIAAPADHQSGCGHQVTTTRAINLQRRSETEYAIAGTPADCVRIALTQIPADVKFVVSGINAGGNLGVDSYISGTVAAVREAAMHGIPGIAISQYRKAKQNFDWDMAAKFTVEVIEDLLQRPLEPGSFWNVNLPHLQPGEPDPTMVFCQPCNKPLPVNYRIEGDNFYYVGEYSKRDRTPGSDVDVCFSGNIAVTQLRV
- the psb32 gene encoding photosystem II repair protein Psb32, which encodes MKQLFKQVFNSQKHLIRLILPLVTVILAASLFAVPAFATGVNQIPNLTAGNNTWVLDQGEVISRLNEGKINSAFEDLAKQTGKEVRIVTVRRLDYGETPESFTKELFEKWFPTKEAQANETLLVIDTVTNGTAIITGDQVKPMLTDSIAESIATETVSVPLRDGNKYNQAFLDASDRLVAVLSGKPDPGPPQIADNVQVEGTFKKAEETNQGNATAWVVGLLIAATVIPMATYYIYQINQPSSNG
- a CDS encoding DUF4346 domain-containing protein, with translation MDLIVEDLAAIDDKLSQRHIDLDPGGYFIIYLDRDAGLIYAKHFTNVIDDRGLAVDPETGKVIPARQKVERTHTTVFSARTAKELCVKIFEETQPSPVTQLDHAAYLGREFVRAEMALVTEQEYVQD